The proteins below come from a single Roseiflexus sp. RS-1 genomic window:
- a CDS encoding iron-containing alcohol dehydrogenase produces the protein MIDFFEYHMRTRLMYKIGLARDFANEVVQLGVQRALLVADPGVVQAGLLDRVREGLEGSITVAGAFTDVPPDSSVATVEQGAAVARDAGADVLIAVGGGSAIDTAKAMRILLTEGGTLYDYQGANLLTRPLFPMIAIPTTAGTGSEVTPVAVIRDEQAEQKLFFLSPYLGPELAILDPEMTRTLPPRLTAATGMDALSHAIETFVGVGANPITDSLAIQAIDMISNYLRAATHNGEDMEARGNMLIAAAIAGIAFSTTGIGVNTGIIHAASHTVGAAYHVHHGTANSILLPHGMRFNAPVVPNRMVRIARAMGVNAGGRSEEDVIADGIAAVAKLAADCGLPTRLRDVGVPEDALPALAEGTLMDGAIMSNPRPVEYEDALAILRAAW, from the coding sequence ATGATCGACTTTTTCGAGTACCATATGCGCACCCGATTGATGTACAAGATCGGTCTGGCGCGCGATTTTGCCAATGAGGTTGTTCAACTTGGCGTCCAGCGCGCGCTGCTCGTCGCCGATCCCGGCGTTGTGCAGGCCGGGCTGCTCGACCGGGTGCGCGAAGGGTTGGAAGGCTCGATCACGGTCGCCGGCGCGTTTACCGATGTCCCTCCCGACTCATCGGTGGCGACGGTCGAGCAGGGAGCGGCAGTTGCTCGTGATGCTGGCGCCGATGTGTTGATCGCCGTGGGTGGCGGTTCTGCCATTGATACCGCCAAAGCGATGCGCATCCTCTTGACCGAAGGTGGAACGCTGTACGATTATCAGGGCGCAAACCTGCTTACACGCCCACTCTTCCCCATGATTGCCATTCCAACGACTGCCGGCACCGGTAGTGAGGTAACGCCGGTCGCTGTTATTCGCGATGAGCAGGCGGAACAGAAACTCTTCTTCCTCAGCCCGTACCTGGGACCGGAACTGGCCATTCTTGATCCGGAGATGACGCGCACCCTGCCGCCGCGCCTGACGGCAGCCACCGGCATGGATGCCCTCAGCCATGCGATTGAGACGTTCGTCGGCGTTGGCGCCAACCCGATCACCGATAGTCTGGCGATCCAGGCTATCGATATGATTTCCAACTATCTGCGCGCTGCCACGCACAATGGCGAAGATATGGAGGCGCGTGGAAACATGCTGATCGCAGCGGCAATTGCTGGCATTGCATTTTCAACAACAGGTATCGGCGTCAACACCGGTATCATCCACGCCGCGTCGCATACTGTTGGCGCTGCCTATCACGTGCATCACGGCACCGCCAATTCAATCCTGCTACCGCACGGCATGCGGTTCAACGCTCCGGTCGTTCCCAACCGCATGGTCCGAATCGCGCGGGCAATGGGCGTCAATGCCGGTGGGCGTTCTGAAGAGGATGTCATTGCGGACGGAATTGCCGCCGTCGCCAAACTTGCCGCCGATTGCGGCTTGCCCACGCGCCTGCGTGATGTCGGTGTGCCAGAGGATGCGTTGCCCGCCCTCGCGGAAGGCACATTAATGGATGGCGCGATCATGAGCAATCCGCGCCCGGTCGAATACGAGGATGCGCTCGCCATCCTCCGCGCTGCCTGGTAG
- a CDS encoding AraC family transcriptional regulator, whose translation MPLVEPLRQSPNRFEAGDPTDALPPQSNTLIPGTARLWRESATFVVTPRAPGRALIVRLPAEALIARLGSIANLDRRPLSFAQGSGAICFTLLVVLIAQAPLLSQEQRQILGDCAFDAIVVWLRSEQTVRVGLSAHRRELLNAIYAYIERYLDDDQLCPRTIASSFGISVRYLHSLFTATGTTVAQWIMIRRLEAIRSELLLRGGDRGCLRDVATRWGFHDLSHFSRVFRQHFGTPPLTYIRQRTGSQRTEP comes from the coding sequence ATGCCCCTGGTTGAACCGCTCCGCCAGTCGCCCAACCGGTTTGAGGCAGGGGACCCAACCGATGCTTTGCCACCACAGAGCAATACATTGATCCCCGGCACAGCACGGCTATGGCGAGAAAGCGCTACATTCGTCGTTACGCCACGTGCTCCTGGTCGCGCACTCATCGTTCGACTTCCGGCAGAGGCGCTCATAGCACGGCTTGGCAGCATCGCAAATCTCGACCGACGACCCCTGTCCTTCGCTCAGGGGAGCGGAGCAATTTGCTTTACTCTGCTGGTTGTCCTCATCGCCCAGGCGCCGTTGTTGAGCCAAGAACAACGCCAGATCCTGGGCGATTGCGCCTTTGACGCGATTGTTGTATGGCTTCGCAGCGAGCAGACGGTTCGTGTCGGCCTGTCCGCTCATCGCCGTGAATTACTCAACGCGATCTATGCCTATATCGAACGCTATCTCGACGACGATCAACTCTGTCCGCGCACCATCGCCAGCAGTTTCGGCATTTCAGTCCGCTACCTGCACTCCCTCTTCACTGCTACTGGCACAACCGTCGCTCAGTGGATCATGATCCGCCGCCTGGAAGCGATCCGCAGCGAGTTGCTGCTACGTGGCGGTGATCGGGGTTGTCTTCGTGACGTTGCTACACGATGGGGATTTCACGATCTCAGCCACTTCAGCCGGGTGTTCCGGCAACATTTTGGGACGCCGCCATTGACCTACATCCGCCAGCGCACAGGCAGCCAACGCACAGAACCATGA
- a CDS encoding CpXC domain-containing protein — protein MSISYAEFASLICPVCRTPFAAEIWTIIDAGERPDLAEMLLSGALNVVTCPQCGHQADAGGPLLVHDPGGRRVYFAAPADAPEHVWRERAQELLYVLIGSLPEERRLPYLSDVQVEVEASGVRRAMLRRGRRFAPRASEAMERTTEPSPPPPVDDIRPTSLTADSMIGTIEALLAADTPAEAVAIIERHPEIRTPDADALIEHLIAAAHTQGDHDIARALMEVRALLHDFRASAMPAERQNDAYAASPPHPSGSTTGEHRLAEQAYEAFLRADSPHALRETVSTYPALLEPWVDDELAGRVESALDEGNEHLAQVIELRRDALTCLRTEMTGEEGLYQAIHALLRAGGEADALAAVVGEYPALLTDAAQTALLELAAGARARGDDALAEHAVECRALLRRVREGLQEE, from the coding sequence ATGTCGATCTCTTACGCCGAATTTGCTTCGCTGATCTGCCCTGTCTGCCGCACGCCTTTCGCGGCGGAGATCTGGACGATCATCGATGCCGGCGAACGCCCCGATCTGGCGGAGATGCTGCTGTCGGGCGCGTTGAATGTGGTCACATGCCCGCAGTGCGGTCACCAGGCGGACGCCGGCGGTCCGCTCCTGGTACACGATCCGGGGGGTCGGCGCGTCTATTTTGCGGCGCCAGCCGATGCACCGGAGCATGTGTGGCGTGAACGGGCGCAGGAACTGCTGTACGTGCTGATTGGCAGTCTTCCCGAGGAGCGGCGCCTGCCGTATCTCAGCGATGTGCAGGTAGAAGTCGAAGCCAGTGGTGTGCGTCGCGCAATGCTGCGCCGTGGACGACGGTTCGCTCCGCGAGCGTCGGAAGCGATGGAACGCACGACAGAACCATCGCCTCCCCCTCCAGTCGATGACATCCGACCGACGTCTCTGACAGCCGATTCGATGATTGGCACGATTGAAGCGTTGCTCGCCGCCGATACTCCCGCGGAAGCAGTTGCAATCATCGAGCGCCATCCGGAGATACGAACACCTGATGCCGATGCGCTCATCGAACACCTCATCGCTGCGGCGCATACGCAGGGGGATCATGATATTGCCCGCGCGCTGATGGAGGTTCGCGCGCTGTTGCACGATTTCCGCGCCAGCGCGATGCCCGCTGAACGCCAGAATGATGCATATGCCGCCTCTCCTCCCCATCCATCCGGATCGACGACGGGTGAACACCGCCTGGCAGAACAGGCGTATGAAGCATTCCTGCGCGCTGATAGTCCACACGCTTTGCGCGAAACCGTCTCGACCTACCCGGCGCTGCTCGAGCCGTGGGTCGATGATGAACTGGCAGGACGGGTCGAGAGTGCATTGGACGAAGGAAACGAACATCTGGCGCAGGTGATTGAACTCCGACGTGACGCACTTACCTGCCTGCGCACCGAAATGACCGGAGAGGAAGGGTTGTATCAGGCGATCCACGCCCTGCTGCGCGCTGGCGGTGAAGCCGACGCCCTGGCAGCGGTGGTGGGCGAGTACCCTGCATTGCTGACGGATGCGGCGCAAACTGCACTGCTCGAACTCGCCGCTGGCGCTCGCGCCCGCGGCGATGATGCCCTGGCAGAGCATGCGGTCGAGTGCCGCGCCTTGCTTCGTCGTGTTCGCGAAGGGCTTCAGGAGGAGTGA
- a CDS encoding sulfite exporter TauE/SafE family protein, whose amino-acid sequence MERSVFIAAGLFVLSVVSGMLGLGVAFAAVPFLGLFMNDLVHEVQPLSLFLNGVTALFSAFGFARSRLVAWREALLLALVTTLFAPLGSWMAQFTAQSWLWGLYLLAVLYLAWRMFQPEKGNRPADSDTVTPRRFSLALLLAIPISILAGLLGVGPGFLLMPTLIIAGFAPKRAAGINAVAVTPPSFSALVPHLSTMVIDMRLAAILVVVGATGAFIGARLTSRFVSGPRLKQVFAVLIVVVTAYKLATLVQ is encoded by the coding sequence ATGGAACGGTCGGTATTCATTGCCGCTGGACTGTTTGTTCTGTCGGTTGTTTCAGGCATGCTGGGATTGGGCGTCGCTTTTGCTGCGGTGCCATTTCTCGGCTTATTTATGAACGACCTGGTTCACGAAGTGCAGCCGTTGAGCCTGTTTTTGAATGGGGTCACTGCTTTATTCTCTGCATTTGGTTTCGCACGCAGTCGTCTGGTGGCATGGCGGGAAGCGCTATTGCTGGCGCTGGTCACAACGCTGTTTGCGCCGCTGGGATCCTGGATGGCGCAGTTTACCGCACAGTCGTGGCTGTGGGGACTGTACCTGCTGGCGGTGCTCTATCTTGCCTGGCGCATGTTTCAACCAGAGAAAGGAAATCGCCCTGCCGACAGTGATACCGTAACGCCGCGTCGCTTTTCGCTTGCGCTTCTCCTCGCCATCCCGATCTCGATCCTGGCAGGTTTGCTGGGGGTTGGTCCAGGATTCCTGTTGATGCCGACGCTGATCATCGCAGGTTTTGCACCCAAGCGAGCTGCGGGGATCAATGCAGTCGCCGTCACACCGCCGTCGTTCTCGGCGCTTGTACCGCACCTTTCGACCATGGTGATCGACATGCGCCTGGCTGCCATCCTGGTCGTTGTGGGTGCAACTGGAGCATTCATCGGCGCCCGGCTCACCAGCCGATTCGTCTCAGGTCCGCGGCTCAAGCAGGTGTTTGCCGTGCTGATTGTGGTGGTGACGGCGTATAAACTGGCGACGCTTGTGCAATAG
- a CDS encoding long-chain-fatty-acid--CoA ligase: protein MMNNNMDRPWFASYEPNVPRSVEIPNVTLNHFLAESTRKYPYNTATNFVLSYLARGLYTVGGKMTYQKLSEMVDRFANALYQLGVRKGDRVALMLPNSPHYVIAFFAAMRIGAIIVNNNPTYTARELKHQLVDSGSETIVLLNLFYPRLQEIRSETPVKRVIVAHIYDTLGPLSRFLVHAKQSKQPDWVDVSRDSSVYLFQHLLERYGPNPPAVEVLPEDIALLQYTGGTTGLPKAAMLTHRNLVANTVQVASWLTKTDYGAEKMMCAIPFFHVYGMTVAMIYGLYLGGELTIVPNPRELDHVMDVMQRERSTLFPGVPAMYIRIVNHPRINEYDLKSIKACISGSAPLPIEIQEKFGQITGGRLVEGFGMTELSPVSHCNPVFGKRKKGSIGIPLPDVDAKIIDLETGEDIPFGSDKEGELVVKGPMVMKGYWNRPEETEATFTPDGWLRTGDICKVDEEGYFYIVDRKKDMMIASGYKVLPRDVEEVLFTHPKVLEAVVVGIPNPARGDDTIKAFIVLKPGETATADEIREYCKQQLAPYKVPREVEFRAELPKTMVGKVLRRVLIEEEKAKQSGAPAMETAGTPSAGA from the coding sequence ATGATGAACAACAACATGGATCGACCCTGGTTCGCGAGTTATGAGCCGAATGTGCCGCGTTCTGTCGAAATCCCCAACGTCACCCTGAACCACTTTCTGGCAGAGAGTACGAGGAAGTATCCGTATAACACCGCCACGAATTTTGTGCTGAGCTACCTGGCGCGCGGTCTGTACACCGTTGGCGGGAAGATGACGTACCAGAAGCTCAGCGAGATGGTCGACCGCTTTGCCAATGCTCTCTATCAACTGGGGGTTCGGAAAGGCGACCGCGTCGCGCTGATGTTGCCCAACTCGCCGCACTACGTTATTGCGTTCTTCGCGGCAATGCGCATCGGCGCCATTATCGTCAACAACAATCCAACGTACACCGCCCGTGAACTGAAGCATCAACTCGTCGATAGCGGTTCAGAAACGATCGTGCTGCTGAACCTGTTCTACCCCCGCCTGCAGGAGATCCGCAGCGAAACGCCGGTCAAGCGCGTCATTGTCGCCCATATCTACGATACGCTCGGTCCGCTGTCACGCTTCCTGGTGCACGCCAAACAGAGTAAGCAGCCGGATTGGGTCGATGTCTCGCGCGACTCCAGCGTGTATCTGTTCCAGCATCTGCTCGAACGCTACGGACCGAATCCGCCCGCCGTCGAGGTGCTCCCGGAAGATATTGCCCTGCTTCAGTACACCGGCGGCACCACTGGTCTGCCCAAAGCGGCAATGCTCACCCACCGCAATCTGGTGGCAAATACGGTACAGGTGGCTTCGTGGCTGACGAAGACGGATTACGGCGCCGAGAAGATGATGTGTGCCATTCCGTTCTTCCACGTATATGGCATGACAGTGGCGATGATCTACGGTCTGTACCTGGGTGGTGAGTTGACGATTGTGCCCAACCCGCGTGAACTCGACCACGTGATGGACGTGATGCAGCGCGAGCGCTCAACGCTCTTTCCCGGCGTCCCGGCGATGTACATCCGCATCGTCAATCATCCGCGCATCAATGAGTACGACCTGAAGTCGATCAAAGCCTGTATCAGCGGTTCCGCGCCGCTGCCGATTGAAATTCAGGAGAAGTTCGGTCAGATCACCGGCGGACGCCTGGTGGAGGGCTTCGGTATGACTGAACTTTCGCCGGTTTCACACTGCAACCCGGTGTTCGGCAAGCGCAAGAAGGGGTCGATCGGCATCCCGCTGCCGGATGTTGATGCCAAGATCATCGATCTGGAAACAGGTGAGGATATTCCGTTCGGATCCGACAAAGAGGGCGAACTGGTCGTCAAGGGTCCGATGGTGATGAAGGGGTACTGGAATCGCCCTGAAGAAACGGAAGCCACGTTTACGCCCGATGGCTGGCTGCGCACCGGCGATATTTGCAAGGTCGATGAGGAAGGGTACTTCTATATCGTGGATCGCAAGAAGGATATGATGATCGCGTCGGGATACAAAGTCCTGCCGCGCGATGTCGAGGAAGTGCTCTTCACGCATCCCAAAGTGCTCGAAGCAGTGGTTGTCGGTATTCCCAATCCAGCTCGCGGCGACGATACGATCAAGGCGTTCATTGTGTTGAAGCCAGGTGAGACGGCGACTGCCGACGAGATCCGCGAGTACTGCAAGCAGCAACTCGCACCGTACAAGGTGCCGCGTGAGGTGGAGTTCCGCGCCGAACTGCCCAAGACGATGGTCGGCAAGGTGCTGCGCCGCGTGCTGATCGAGGAAGAAAAAGCCAAACAGTCCGGCGCGCCAGCCATGGAAACGGCAGGTACGCCATCCGCCGGTGCTTGA
- a CDS encoding PilZ domain-containing protein — MGTEPRGGRYRPHEGEVGAIIEDWFGGLRRSPDPEADWIGTSGSYEGKTFDLIGLPRGASAFHSDNMENFLPAVDMHFLKSVDYIVLDVRFMTPAQKETVLRHINAQWASEKSRLILVE; from the coding sequence TTGGGAACAGAGCCTCGTGGTGGGCGTTATCGCCCTCATGAGGGTGAAGTCGGTGCTATAATTGAGGACTGGTTTGGAGGGCTGCGACGTAGCCCCGATCCAGAAGCGGATTGGATTGGAACAAGCGGTTCTTATGAAGGCAAGACTTTTGATCTTATCGGACTTCCGCGAGGCGCCAGCGCTTTCCATTCGGATAACATGGAGAACTTTCTCCCTGCGGTAGATATGCATTTCTTGAAGTCTGTCGACTATATCGTCCTTGATGTACGATTTATGACCCCAGCTCAAAAAGAGACGGTACTAAGGCATATTAATGCACAATGGGCGTCAGAGAAGTCTCGCTTGATACTCGTGGAGTAA
- a CDS encoding YrhA family protein, producing the protein MKYKHLLTEIDRDIRTIGRTLQPGCTRDQLDQLIQKVQNELGAKLPEGYIEFLSYTDGLLYNGLMIYASNESFLQGRQDLSVWGIIEANILHRSDPFYNDFLVFGQGNMDYYTLHLPDDSYRIIDRVPGNVIDILPSFDDLIVQAIEDHL; encoded by the coding sequence ATGAAATATAAACACTTACTCACGGAAATTGATCGAGACATCAGGACTATAGGACGGACGCTGCAACCCGGATGTACTAGAGACCAGCTCGATCAACTTATACAAAAAGTGCAAAATGAATTAGGTGCGAAACTTCCTGAAGGTTATATAGAGTTCCTTTCCTACACCGATGGATTATTGTATAACGGTCTGATGATATATGCGTCGAACGAATCTTTTCTTCAAGGAAGGCAAGATTTGTCTGTTTGGGGTATTATCGAAGCGAATATCTTGCATCGAAGCGACCCTTTTTATAATGACTTCCTGGTTTTTGGGCAGGGAAACATGGATTACTATACCCTCCACCTGCCTGATGACTCATATCGCATTATTGATCGTGTTCCCGGGAATGTCATAGATATTCTTCCATCCTTCGATGACCTTATAGTGCAAGCTATTGAAGACCATTTATAG
- a CDS encoding glycoside hydrolase family 38 C-terminal domain-containing protein — MLSPGDAPTRRTHPPGRLPVLDRLRCLQHPVAEVRQPHARRATVGAGAAGTPQRCQRRLDARVVATRRDQLTHLRRNGQQLPKRRTVRCEYLASDEFRIEFDTHGEIGSLYDARYEREIIAEGASGNQLVLYEDRPMFWDAWDIDPFYLEKPYPIHDISEWRVVEDGPLRATVEGVETIKTADDGDGLIVRMYEAHNQRGQVCLDFGRPVESAVEVARDRTGHGGGEQGAVQRASVRDYSSSHRG; from the coding sequence ATGCTCAGCCCAGGCGACGCACCCACTCGCCGAACGCATCCGCCTGGACGATTACCGGTGCTGGATCGCCTCCGCTGCCTGCAGCATCCGGTCGCAGAGGTCCGCCAGCCACACGCGCGCCGGGCGACCGTCGGCGCTGGAGCGGCAGGAACACCCCAGCGCTGCCAGCGCCGCCTCGATGCCCGCGTCGTCGCCACGCGCCGCGATCAACTGACACATCTGCGTCGCAATGGCCAGCAACTGCCAAAGCGTCGCACCGTCCGTTGCGAGTATCTGGCGTCCGACGAGTTTCGCATCGAGTTCGATACACATGGCGAAATTGGATCGCTCTACGATGCACGCTATGAGCGTGAAATCATTGCTGAAGGCGCCAGCGGCAACCAGCTCGTCCTGTACGAAGACCGCCCGATGTTCTGGGATGCCTGGGATATCGATCCGTTCTATCTCGAAAAACCGTACCCGATCCACGACATCAGCGAGTGGCGCGTGGTCGAAGACGGACCGCTGCGCGCAACGGTCGAAGGGGTCGAAACGATCAAAACTGCGGACGACGGCGATGGGTTGATTGTGCGCATGTACGAAGCGCACAACCAGCGCGGTCAGGTCTGCCTCGACTTCGGGCGACCGGTGGAGTCGGCGGTGGAGGTTGCGCGAGACCGGACCGGTCACGGTGGAGGGGAACAGGGTGCGGTGCAACGTGCGTCCGTTCGAGATTATAGCAGTTCCCATAGAGGTTGA
- a CDS encoding TrkH family potassium uptake protein, giving the protein MPAALRLVIGLAVLVAAGTSILMLPWMGTERPLTWNEALFTAVSALSVTGLSIITPVHDLSLAGQIVLLLLIQIGGVGFMVVAVIVFQVLGRRITLTDRLALTDSMGLLVPGAIVQLVRRVLLTVLLLEAIGAALLWIHWRDMLGPERALLYAIFHAVSAFCNAGFDLFTGLPDYPYGIPNDSITLAILGSLIFLGGLGIPVLAELLTFWRIRFSLHTRITLTVVIILVSIGAGGLFLTEQQSGHLLEREPLDRQIALALFQSISTRTAGFSALQPLDELSPAGRLLTIVLMFIGCAPASMGGGITTGTFAVLMLAVGAYARGLASPQIGGRTLAPQTVRKAAAILTVSLLVVLTATWLILATHEATLDDALFEVVSAFATCGLSLTLTSELNLFGQLVICVMMFWGRLGALTLVVALANQRPQLVAYPEEQVLIG; this is encoded by the coding sequence ATGCCCGCTGCCCTGCGGCTGGTCATTGGTCTGGCAGTGCTGGTAGCTGCCGGCACGTCGATCCTCATGCTGCCGTGGATGGGCACAGAACGCCCACTTACCTGGAACGAAGCCCTGTTTACTGCGGTCTCGGCACTGAGCGTCACCGGTCTTTCGATCATTACTCCCGTCCATGATCTCAGTCTTGCCGGTCAGATTGTGCTGCTGCTGCTGATCCAGATCGGCGGCGTCGGCTTTATGGTCGTGGCAGTGATCGTCTTTCAGGTGCTGGGACGACGCATTACGCTGACCGATCGCCTGGCGCTGACCGACTCGATGGGATTGCTGGTTCCGGGCGCGATTGTGCAACTGGTGCGGCGCGTCTTGCTGACAGTGCTGCTGCTCGAAGCGATTGGCGCAGCCCTGCTCTGGATCCACTGGCGCGATATGCTGGGACCGGAGCGCGCCCTGCTGTATGCTATCTTTCACGCTGTTTCGGCATTTTGCAATGCCGGTTTCGACCTGTTCACCGGTTTGCCAGACTACCCTTACGGTATTCCGAATGATAGCATCACGCTGGCAATCCTGGGATCACTGATTTTCCTCGGTGGGTTGGGCATCCCGGTGCTGGCGGAATTGCTCACCTTCTGGCGTATACGATTTTCGCTCCACACACGCATTACGTTGACAGTCGTCATTATTCTGGTTTCAATTGGTGCAGGAGGATTGTTCCTGACAGAACAGCAATCCGGTCATCTTCTGGAACGCGAGCCGCTCGACCGTCAGATTGCACTCGCACTGTTTCAGTCGATTTCAACCCGAACTGCTGGCTTCAGTGCACTCCAACCACTCGATGAACTGTCGCCTGCCGGTCGATTGCTGACCATTGTCCTGATGTTTATCGGTTGTGCGCCAGCATCGATGGGCGGCGGCATCACCACCGGCACCTTCGCCGTTCTCATGCTGGCGGTTGGCGCCTATGCGCGCGGTCTGGCGTCACCGCAGATCGGCGGGCGCACCCTGGCGCCGCAAACGGTGCGCAAAGCCGCCGCTATTCTGACCGTTTCGCTGCTGGTGGTGCTGACGGCGACCTGGTTGATCCTGGCGACGCACGAAGCAACGCTCGATGATGCCCTGTTCGAGGTCGTGTCGGCGTTCGCTACCTGTGGTCTGTCGTTGACATTGACCAGCGAGTTAAACCTGTTCGGTCAACTGGTGATTTGTGTGATGATGTTCTGGGGACGCCTGGGTGCGTTGACGCTCGTGGTGGCGCTGGCAAACCAGCGTCCGCAACTGGTGGCGTACCCCGAAGAACAGGTGTTGATCGGATGA
- a CDS encoding potassium channel family protein: protein MPRLNGKPEFAVIGLGRFGSSLALTLAERGFSVLGIDRDRSIVQALADRLTQTVALDSTDEQALRAVDIPSFDTVVVAIGSNFEANLLTTVAVKSLGVPHVICKATTDRQRTILLRVGADRVILPEHEAGCRLAQELAAPGMVDQIALGVEHSITELRVPSSFVGHTLRECDLRRRYGVTVLAVKRGEHLTVFPAPDFTFASGDLLAVIGENSSITRIAELK, encoded by the coding sequence GTGCCCCGGCTCAACGGAAAACCAGAGTTTGCCGTCATTGGTCTTGGACGGTTTGGCAGCAGCCTGGCGCTTACGCTGGCAGAACGCGGGTTTAGCGTGCTGGGCATTGATCGCGACCGCTCCATCGTGCAGGCGCTCGCCGACCGGTTGACGCAAACTGTTGCGCTCGATTCGACTGATGAGCAGGCGCTGCGTGCGGTCGATATCCCTTCGTTCGATACGGTCGTCGTCGCTATCGGATCGAATTTCGAGGCGAACCTGCTGACGACGGTCGCGGTCAAGTCGCTCGGCGTGCCACACGTTATCTGCAAGGCGACGACAGATCGCCAGCGGACGATTCTGTTGCGGGTTGGCGCCGATCGTGTCATCCTGCCGGAACACGAGGCGGGTTGTCGTCTGGCGCAGGAACTCGCCGCTCCTGGCATGGTTGATCAAATTGCGCTGGGTGTCGAGCATAGCATTACCGAGTTGCGCGTTCCGTCGTCGTTCGTCGGGCATACGTTGCGCGAATGCGATTTACGCCGCCGCTACGGGGTGACGGTGCTGGCAGTCAAGCGCGGCGAACATCTGACCGTCTTCCCCGCGCCGGATTTTACCTTTGCGTCGGGCGATCTGCTGGCGGTCATTGGTGAGAACAGCAGCATCACACGCATCGCTGAACTGAAATGA
- a CDS encoding Lrp/AsnC ligand binding domain-containing protein, whose amino-acid sequence MLARAYVLIEVEAGQVGSVLATLRSIKGITLADPVTGPYDVIVTIEVPDQRDIGRLVMNELHGIPGIKRTVTCLAI is encoded by the coding sequence ATGCTTGCCAGAGCCTATGTGCTGATCGAAGTCGAAGCCGGTCAGGTCGGTTCGGTGCTTGCTACCCTGCGCTCGATTAAGGGCATCACGCTCGCCGATCCGGTCACCGGTCCATACGATGTGATCGTGACGATCGAAGTGCCAGACCAGCGCGATATCGGGCGCCTGGTGATGAATGAACTGCATGGCATTCCAGGGATCAAGCGCACCGTGACGTGCCTGGCGATCTAA